The genome window AGGTCAGCAGGCCTTAGTGTAGGCACGCTTTAAATGCTTAGCATTGATTTAAGACAACAAACAGCACACATAAAAAAGCCCAGCTTATTATTAAGCTGGGCTTTTAAATGTATTAACTACTGTCTTTGTTAGTCGAGCATATTACGCAGTACATATTGTAAAATACCGCCGTGTTTGTAGTAATCCCACTCTTTAGGGGTATCAATACGTACATCAGCACTCAAGGTTACTTTTTTACCTTCGGCATTTGTAGCAATAACGGTTACTTCATCGGTTTTATCGTACAGGCCATCAATATCAAATTGTTCTTGCCCTGTTAACCCATGTGACTCGTAGCTTTCACCTTCTTTAAATTGCAGAGGTAATACACCCATACCAATTAAGTTAGAGCGATGAATACGTTCATAGCTTTGTGCTACAACGGCTTTAACGCCTAATAAAAGTGAGCCTTTAGCAGCCCAGTCACGAGATGAGCCCGTACCGTATTCCTTACCCGCTAAAATAATGAGTGGAGTATTATTTTTTTGATACTCCATTGCTGCATCATAAATGCTCTCTAGCGTATCGCCAGGCTGAGTACGTGTTACGCCACCTTCAGTACCTGGTGCTAGTAAGTTTTTAAGACGCACATTAGCAAACGTACCACGCATCATTACTTCGTGATTACCACGGCGTGAACCGTACGAGTTAAACTGCGCTTTATCTACGCCATTTTCTTGCAAGTATAAACCTGCTGGTGCATCTGCTTTAATAGCCCCTGCTGGAGAAATATGGTCAGTGGTTACTGAATCCCCAAGTTTAGCTAAACAACGTGCGCCTTCGATAGTAGGGATACCTGGTGGTTCTACTTTCATACCATCAAAAAATGGTGCTTTTTTAATATAGGTAGATGCGTCATCCCAATCGTAAAGTTTGCCATCTGGTATTTTAATTTGCTGCCAACGGCTATCGCCTTCGTAAACGTTAGCGTAGCTTTTTTCGAACATTTCTTTAGTTACTGTTTCTTTAACTAGGTCACTTACTTCTTTAACGCTTGGCCAAATGTTTTTAAGGTAAATATCGTTACCGTTAGCATCTTGAGCAAGGGGTTCGTTGTATACGTCAATATCGGTTCTGCCCGCAATGGCGTAAGCAACAACAAGCGGGGGGGACGCTAAAAAGTTCATTTTAACATCTTGGTGAATACGACCTTCAAAGTTACGGTTACCCGATAAAATAGAGCTAACCACTAATTTATGCTTTTGAATCGCATCTGATATTTCAGTCGCTAGTGGGCCTGAGTTACCAATACAGGTAGTACAACCATAGCCAACTAAGTTAAAGCCTAAGCTTTCTAAGTCGTCCATTAAGCCGGCTTTTTCTAGGTAGTCTGTAACTACTTTAGAACCTGGAGCAAGTGATGTTTTAACCCAAGGTTTTACATTAATTCCTAACTGCTTTGCTTTTTTAGCAACCAAACCAGCAGCTAAAATTACACTCGGATTAGAGGTGTTAGTACAGCTGGTAATCGCGGCAATAACGCAAGCGCCATCGTTTAACTCAAACTCTTGCCCTTTAAATTTAACCTTGGCGGCGCCCATAAACTGCGCTTCGTTAACTGGTTCATCTGGATTTGTTGTTGGCCCTTCACTTTCAATACGAGCTTGTTCTTCGTCGCTATTATCACGACGAGCCATACGTTCATCTTGAAAGTTTTTTAAATGCTGGCTAATCACTTCACCAGCCTTGTCT of Pseudoalteromonas arctica A 37-1-2 contains these proteins:
- the acnA gene encoding aconitate hydratase AcnA; amino-acid sequence: MNNSFDTQHQLTINGEQYHIHSLKGLGDKAKRLPFSLKVLLENLLRNEDGANIKEQDIQALLNWDPQAKPASEVAFTPARVVMQDFTGVPAIVDLAAMRDAMEKLGGDPAKINPLSPAELVIDHSVQVDGYGNDGAFDLNAKLEYDRNKERYEFLRWGQTAFDNLKVVPPATGIVHQVNLEYLARVVFNEERDGKKFAYPDTLVGTDSHTTMINGLGVLGWGVGGIEAEAAMLGQPISLLIPQVVGMKLSGRLPEGTTATDLVLTVTEILRNHGVVGKFVEFYGDGLADLPLADRATIANMAPEYGATCGIFPIDDETINYLRLTNRDESHLKVIEDYAKHQGLWRNDGDEASYTDTLELKLGDVVPSLAGPKRPQDRISLDKAGEVISQHLKNFQDERMARRDNSDEEQARIESEGPTTNPDEPVNEAQFMGAAKVKFKGQEFELNDGACVIAAITSCTNTSNPSVILAAGLVAKKAKQLGINVKPWVKTSLAPGSKVVTDYLEKAGLMDDLESLGFNLVGYGCTTCIGNSGPLATEISDAIQKHKLVVSSILSGNRNFEGRIHQDVKMNFLASPPLVVAYAIAGRTDIDVYNEPLAQDANGNDIYLKNIWPSVKEVSDLVKETVTKEMFEKSYANVYEGDSRWQQIKIPDGKLYDWDDASTYIKKAPFFDGMKVEPPGIPTIEGARCLAKLGDSVTTDHISPAGAIKADAPAGLYLQENGVDKAQFNSYGSRRGNHEVMMRGTFANVRLKNLLAPGTEGGVTRTQPGDTLESIYDAAMEYQKNNTPLIILAGKEYGTGSSRDWAAKGSLLLGVKAVVAQSYERIHRSNLIGMGVLPLQFKEGESYESHGLTGQEQFDIDGLYDKTDEVTVIATNAEGKKVTLSADVRIDTPKEWDYYKHGGILQYVLRNMLD